A single Panthera tigris isolate Pti1 chromosome A3, P.tigris_Pti1_mat1.1, whole genome shotgun sequence DNA region contains:
- the KRTCAP3 gene encoding keratinocyte-associated protein 3, with protein sequence MRCCRLCRFDAARGPRRLMRVGLALILVGHVNLLLGAVLHGTVLRHVANPRGAVTPEYTTANVISVGSGLLSVSVGLVALLASRNLLRPRLHWALLALALVNLLLSAACSLGILLAVSLTVANGGRRLIADCHPGLLDPLLPMDKGSGRTDCPFDPTRIYDTALALWIPSLVMSAGEAALSGYCCVAALTLRGVGPCRKEGLQEQLEQLTELELPKCKRQENEQLLDQNQEIQASQKSWA encoded by the exons ATGAGGTGCTGCCGCCTCTGCAGATTCG ACGCGGCCCGCGGCCCCCGGCGGCTTATGCGCGTGGGCCTGGCGCTGATCCTGGTGGGCCACGTGAACCTGCTCCTGGGGGCCGTGCTGCACGGCACCGTCCTGCGACACGTGGCCAATCCCCGCGGCGCCGTCACCCCGGAGTACACCACGGCCAATGTCATCTCCGTGGGCTCGGGGCTGCTG AGTGTTTCCGTGGGACTTGTGGCCCTCTTGGCATCCAGGAACCTTCTGCGCCCAAGACTG CACTGGGCTCTCCTGGCACTAGCTCTGGTGAACCTCCTCTTGTCTGCTGCCTGCTCCCTGGGCATCCTCCTTGCTGTGTCACTCACTGTGGCCAACGGTGGCCGCCGTCTTATTGCTGACTGCCATCCAGGGCTGCTGGATCCTTTGCTACCGATGGACAAAGGGTCTGGACGCACTGACTGCCCGTTTGACCCTACAAGAATCTAT GATACAGCCTTGGCTCTCTGGATCCCTTCTTTGGTCATGTCTGCAGGAGAGGCTGCTCTATCTGGTTACTGCTGTGTGGCTGCACTCACCTTACGTGGGGTTGGGCCCTGCAGGAAGGAAGGGCTTCAGGAGCAG CTGGAGCAACTGACAGAGCTTGAACTTCCTAAGTGTAAAAGACAGGAAAATGAACAGCTACTGGATCAAAATCAAGAAATCCAGGCATCACAGAAAAGCTGGGCTTAG